In the genome of Brachypodium distachyon strain Bd21 chromosome 3, Brachypodium_distachyon_v3.0, whole genome shotgun sequence, the window cttaAATCTCAGTCATATTAATAAGCCTTCAGATCAACATCTAATCATCTTCATCCCCATGACTCCACACAAAACCTGAAGACTGAAAATTGCAGTAACATTCTGAATAACTATCCTTTCCCATATAAAACTAACTTGACTAAAACACATGTCATCCCAGAACATCTTACATACTTGAGCTCACTTGCATAAATCAAGTTCAAAATTCATATTGTCAGTTTATTGTTTACTTGGAGGACACACTAGCATCTTGGCATTCTGTATATCTTATTGCACCAATTTATTTCAGAATCAAGCTTTCAACAATAGGGCTGTAAGATAAGGCTCTTACCCCAAAGAGCACTTGCTACATTGCTATGGCCGTGCTGCTGGTCCAGGCCAATTTGTCCCACCAACAGGCCCCGCACCATCTCTGAGCTCATCCACCCATTCCTTGAAGAACTCCGGATCAAAACTACCTTCATCACCATTCTCCCGGCCACAGTTCTCCTCAAGTCCTCCTTCCTCTATTATATCAAGGGATGCCTCTGTAGATACTGTCACCACATCCTTGTTCGGTGCAGAGATGGCTGGCATATGGCCCTGGCCTTCAAAGAGGGCGAGATGGCCGAACAGCTTGTCCTTGCGGGAGAAGGTGGTACCGCAGGAGCAGCGCCACTGTGCCTCCTCACCGCAGTGCCGGAGGTGGCTGCGGAGATCGGTAAGAACAGCAAAGCGCTTCTTTCCACCACAGCGTTCGCAGGCGTAGAGTTTAGGGCAGTGGCTCCGGCGGAAGTGGTTGCGCGTGCACACCGCTGACTTCAGCGGCCGGAAGCGGCGGTGTGCACGGTTCCTGTTGCATCCCGCGAAGGGGCACGAGAACCGTACATCACCGCCGGCAGCTGGCTTCGCCTGGCCAGGCCGGGAAAGCGCGTCCAGGGTCTTGAATCGGTCCCCGTGCGCGCGCATGTGCATCCTGAGGTTGGCGTCACGGCGGAAGCCCTTGCCGCAGATATCGCAGAAGTGCACATGCTCCGCGAGCAGTTCTTCGGCATCGAGCTCAACGACATCATAGCCACCGTCGCCCTTGGTGGCTTCTCGGGGGAGTTCttcggcggaggaggccgcggcagGAAGCTCTTGGACAGGAGCAGGAGCggcaggaggtggaggtggagcgaggaagggaagggaggaagagaggaggttGGCAGCGTTGAGGACGACGAGGTGAGCGGCGGATGAGATCTCGGAGGACACGGATTGGATATctgaggaggagaggggctgCGATTCGCCcgagatggaggcggcgaggcggtggcggacggcggccatgCGGTCGCCGAGGGCAGCCAGCCGTTGGAGAGCAGCGCGGGGGTCCCCATcccctcctccaactccgacGCCGATAAGGGCGTCCGCGAGCTCCCCGCGTGGCATGGCCGACAGCGGCGCCGCGTTAGCCGACGACGCGCCGACCctggcggcggctccggcaaATTGGTTGGTGGTGGAACCCTCCATTGAACTGCAACCAGCGGTGGTGGTGCCCAACTTCAACTAGCCTGACGACCTAGATGATTTCGAGGTCTGCGATGCCTCTTGCGTGCAGGTCCATGCGGTATGTGAATTTTGCGTGAGCTTGCAGAACACTTTCAGTTTCCATTATTTTTCTCTCCTTTGGAGGGTTGCATCATAAATGTAAACTCGAAGGTGTTTTTCCAGTTATGTTCTGTTGACTACGGAGCGGAGTATGCTCCATTTTCTATGGGTTGTCTTGTCATCGCACATGGACCGGCACTTTTTATTTGGAAAAGaatgaaaatcatgttttaagAAGGGGTTGCATCATAAATGTAAATAAGAAGGTGTTTTTCGGTTATGTTCTGTTCACTCTGTTCCATTTTCTATGGCCTATGGGTTGTCTTGTTTCTGCCTTTGTCCTTGTTCATCTGCTCGGATGCGTTGGCCAGATCTGGAGCGCCCTCCAATGTTCACCAGTCTAGCGGTGCTGGTCGTCATTCAATGGTTGATGCTTGGCCGCCTGTCCAGTGATCTGCGCCCGGCAGTGGCCGCCTGTCCGGTGATGTTGGCCGTCCTCACGGATTCACGGTGGCGCATCCCTGGGGATCCTCGCGGGAAGAGCAACGAAcagagggaaaagaaaaaacagaaaaaagtattttttttatttttatggcCTCCTTTGAATAAGTGGACGGGGATGCTCTGCTCGACCCAATCCATATCCATCGTCAGACCAACCATGCATCCACGAAAATATTCATGGATGCAAAGCAATATCCACATCTATATCCACCGGATATCCGGGTATCCATGGATTGTCCATAGCCATGCAATATGCTCTCTCCGTCTAATATTAAGTGACTAAAATTTGTGGCGGATCCAGGATAAATTTTAAGGTGCGGCGGAGTTTacacggcaaaaaaaaatcatgtgcaTAATTATGCGAACGCTCGTTGGATTACTAAATATATTACTTTTtgttcaacaacaacaacaacaacaacaacaacaacaataataataataaataagATATTGCTGCTCAAAATACCTCAATAGATGAAACTTACGTGAATGACCAATCACCGATTTATAATCTATATTAACCGAAAGATCGTATAAACTTACaaagtactcactccgtcccgaaataagtaaCATGGTTTTGTATAAGTTGTACTTTATTGCAGTAACGAAGATACATCTATCGAGTAGTGGATACACATATCagcaatttatttattttaataaataccgGGTATCCATGCATATCCATGGATCAAATATGATATCCGTGCCCGCTCCACGAGTTGGCGGGTATCCATGcgtggatatccatggatcgaAAACCCGATCCATATCCGCGATACATGTgctggatatccatggatatccacatTTTTACTATCGATTGCCATCTTGAGACATGACATAGcaatcttttcaaaaaaaaattctattcCCGTATTATGAATCGAAGAGACCTTCAGCGTTTGTCTACCTATGCCGATCCTCGTAGTGTGTAAAGTTAGTTGAGGTCGACCAAAGGCCTCAAGGTCAACAGTATTTTCACATTAGAGGTGTCCTTATGTCATCTCCATGTTCAAATTTTGCGTCTTCGCCAAAAGTTGCTATACTTTTGTTTTTcgttctttgtttttttgcgaAGAGTTTTTCGTTCTTTGTTCCAGCATAGTGATGCAGCTTGGACAACATATCGGGTATGGTGCTATGCCCAACTTTCGATACCATAGCAAGATCAAGAGTCACAATGTCAGCTTTGATCCGAGCATACACCAGAGACAAGAAAGATCACATATGGTACAAAATCGTACTCCCttgacccatattacttgttccaaatttaatagtactcccttcgtaCCAAATTAAATGACGTGgatcagttaattcgggacggaggaattataaagttgtactaaatcggTGGCAAGTAATTCTGGCCGGAAGACATAACAATTATGTTGTACGTGAAGTCTTTCAAAAGTCGAAAAGAGTTTGCACCTTAATCAAAGCCCTAGCACCATTGTGTTCTGGGAATGTGAGAGTTGATTGCTTAAAAACGATAACAAGCTAtttcttcatatttttcttgttccaCAAATCCATAACGAAAAATACAGTAGGATCATCTCATCCATGACTCCTTGTAGTCCAGGTGTGCTATTGAAGGCGAGGGGACGGTTCGACGGTTAGAGATGATAAGAAGAGGGTTTGGCGACGAATGGGCAGATTATTGGTGTACACACACCCGACCCGATCAATAGACACGTTATTGGCGGAGTTTCTCTTTTGAATTAGGTTTGAATTTTGTCTATGTGGTTGATGAATGACGATTTAACCGGAAGTGCCACcatctaaaaaagaaaaaccggaAGTGCGACGCACGGTGTCAGCATGAACTAGCCCAACAAGTCCACGTATGATTCCACAACCAATCAGGGCGtcccccttcttcctcgcggCGGTGGCAAGTGGCCGACGCGCGGCACCCTCGTCGTCGCGACGCCCGCCCCCGCcctttccttctctttgtCCTGCGCCGTCCCGCCCTGCCTGCCTTGCCCTGCCCAACTCATCGTGCCCCGCTCACGCCCCCATTGCCTCCGCCCTTAGACTACAGCATCTCCCCAAAACAGGCCCTCGCACGAGCCGATTGACAGTCCCAGATCCAGAATTTCTCTGCCTCCAATTCCGGCTTCCCCTCTACCCCGAGTTCCTTCGTATCGACTCTACGCCGCGTAAGCAGCCGTCAGCCATCGTCCCTCCCCATAGTGGACTCAGTGGAGCACTATTCCATCCGAACTTGGTTTCGATCGCAGCGCAGGCGGGCTCGGCGAGGCAGGCCGAATGGGTTCGGTATCTAAGCCAtcgccgacggcggccgcgCCTAGCCGGCGCAGGGTGGCACTCTACCTAGCGCTACTCACCCTGCAGTACGGCGCCCAGCCCCTGATCTCCAAGCGCTTCGTCAGGTACACCGCACGTCTCCCTCAACTCACCGCGCCAAttaggcatatgcatcattgAGTTAGTATCTGATCTCTCAAGCTTTTTCTACCTGCATCTTATGCCTCTTCCTGCTGGTCCCTTCGATCTGGAGGGGAGTCGGGAAAGCTTTTATAGAGATATTTGGGAAAATAATTGCCAAAGCCCAAAAGCATGTAGGCCGTAGAGTTGAGCAACGCGATATCGACTTGGTAATGGAGAGGGCGAATGGACAGTATCATCGTCATGGGGTTCATCTGGTCGGTATACCAGCTTAGCGGGAGTGGTTGGGTTGGTTGGTGCAGATTGTGTGTACTATGACAACTCGTAGCTCTCTGTTTCGGGCTGCATCTGTTTTGCAG includes:
- the LOC104583788 gene encoding protein SENSITIVE TO PROTON RHIZOTOXICITY 1, translated to MEGSTTNQFAGAAARVGASSANAAPLSAMPRGELADALIGVGVGGGDGDPRAALQRLAALGDRMAAVRHRLAASISGESQPLSSSDIQSVSSEISSAAHLVVLNAANLLSSSLPFLAPPPPPAAPAPVQELPAAASSAEELPREATKGDGGYDVVELDAEELLAEHVHFCDICGKGFRRDANLRMHMRAHGDRFKTLDALSRPGQAKPAAGGDVRFSCPFAGCNRNRAHRRFRPLKSAVCTRNHFRRSHCPKLYACERCGGKKRFAVLTDLRSHLRHCGEEAQWRCSCGTTFSRKDKLFGHLALFEGQGHMPAISAPNKDVVTVSTEASLDIIEEGGLEENCGRENGDEGSFDPEFFKEWVDELRDGAGPVGGTNWPGPAARP